One Candidatus Auribacterota bacterium genomic window carries:
- a CDS encoding alkaline phosphatase family protein → MAMGKRAVVIGIDGVPHELIVRFAADGTMPNIGRILPSGTMRRMESSIPDVSCVAWSTAITGKNPGEHGIYGFMNLSPGTYRFAFPTFNDLKAAPLWEESPRRRCVIVNIPGTYPARQLNGIMISGFVAIDIGRAVYPNSLVPKLMELGYRIDVDALKGHADMAAFLRDCEETLEARIRTFRYLWENEEWDLFFLVFTSTDRLSHFLFEAFEKEGHIYHEAFRSHFRRIDEVVGEIYGRLRDDDLFMMLSDHGFGVIEKEININHFLKERGFLNIVNPSPDSFDGVGEGSTAFALDPARIYVHMAGSYPRGCVKREDRARVVEDLEAAFKGLIVDGRPVVRRICRGEEIFSGPCADCAPDLVILPQRGFDLKARLVANQLTTRGVFTGSHTQDNAFLFVRSGQLRESEIPTQPWVGDVRSLIEKGIAEKE, encoded by the coding sequence ATGGCGATGGGAAAGCGGGCTGTCGTCATCGGCATTGACGGCGTCCCCCACGAGCTGATCGTACGGTTCGCGGCAGACGGGACGATGCCGAATATAGGAAGGATACTTCCATCCGGCACGATGAGGAGGATGGAATCCTCCATCCCGGATGTCTCGTGCGTGGCCTGGAGCACGGCGATCACGGGGAAGAACCCCGGTGAGCACGGCATTTATGGGTTCATGAATCTCTCGCCCGGGACCTATCGCTTTGCGTTTCCCACGTTCAATGATCTCAAGGCGGCGCCCCTCTGGGAAGAAAGCCCCAGGCGGCGATGCGTCATCGTGAACATCCCCGGAACGTATCCCGCCCGCCAGCTCAACGGGATAATGATTTCCGGTTTCGTCGCCATTGACATCGGGCGGGCGGTCTATCCCAACAGCCTCGTGCCGAAGCTGATGGAGCTCGGCTACCGGATAGACGTGGACGCGTTGAAGGGCCATGCGGACATGGCCGCGTTTCTCCGCGATTGCGAGGAGACGCTCGAGGCGAGGATCAGGACCTTTCGCTACCTCTGGGAGAATGAGGAATGGGACCTCTTTTTCCTCGTCTTCACCAGCACCGACCGCCTCAGCCATTTTCTATTCGAGGCGTTTGAGAAGGAAGGTCACATCTATCACGAGGCATTCCGCAGCCACTTCCGGAGGATAGATGAAGTTGTCGGTGAGATATACGGGCGGCTGCGGGATGACGATCTCTTCATGATGCTCTCCGATCACGGTTTTGGAGTAATTGAAAAAGAAATCAACATAAACCATTTTTTGAAGGAGAGGGGATTCCTCAACATAGTGAATCCCTCTCCCGACTCGTTCGATGGGGTGGGGGAGGGATCAACGGCATTTGCCCTCGACCCGGCGCGGATCTACGTGCACATGGCAGGGAGCTATCCGAGAGGCTGCGTGAAGCGAGAGGACAGGGCCAGGGTCGTGGAGGATCTTGAAGCGGCGTTCAAAGGGCTCATCGTGGATGGCCGGCCCGTGGTGCGGCGAATATGCAGGGGTGAGGAGATCTTTTCGGGGCCGTGTGCCGACTGCGCACCTGACCTGGTCATTCTCCCCCAGCGGGGCTTTGACCTGAAAGCCCGACTGGTGGCGAATCAGCTCACCACAAGGGGTGTATTCACGGGGTCCCACACGCAGGATAACGCCTTTCTCTTTGTGCGGTCAGGCCAGTTGCGTGAATCAGAGATTCCCACTCAGCCATGGGTGGGTGACGTCCGCAGCCTCATAGAGAAGGGCATCGCCGAGAAGGAGTAA
- a CDS encoding ATP-binding protein: MKMRIRTKMLLSFMAMVALIVALIVFALVSIHIMSESNRQLVCVQEKESLVADLQATIDRAVTALGDYLVSGKRARRSTFIQLVGFYRRQVEALELFCKSPRGDGGTGLEAKKISELKAELKTIDVSSREILALADKIEGAQGHKLIQNVVSTVKGAMDKKGARAEKGTPGGELNALEDLLGVSTRDAQERLKELELLSATISESESRLRELSLQLMRAKEHALEKIGEIREIAQREGMMAVEMAALADRQAGKFMRVGAVIILTCGLVLALYLSSSFSRPILDLDRGARLIGEGNFDHRLKLETGNELEELASRFNTMASRLKASYGALEEKVRDRTRELEQSNQQLRRLFDGISDGISIIDREYRIVNANTGIAAMVKRGEGELIGGACYRSYNGSDSPCPGCPAESTFRDGRASVGQLRWCAPGQKVKDMQLYIFPLQEEEGRVVQVIEYAKDISEKVALEQKLFQSAKLAGIGTLAAGVAHEIRNPLGIMKTSADMIKRSCQEGEQNYELAGFLIEEVDRLNRVVTRLLNFAKPSKPNIEPCGINDIMDRALALVGPQHRLQDMEVVREYTHDLPGVPGDREQLCQVFLNLIINAIQAMPKHGRLTLATGMDEGEAVWAGVTDTGEGIDARIVDSIFDPFFTTKDDGSGLGLAIAYRIVESHGGRLEVKSNPGKGTTFAVVLPVA; this comes from the coding sequence ATGAAGATGCGCATACGAACCAAGATGCTGCTCAGTTTCATGGCGATGGTTGCCCTCATTGTCGCGCTGATCGTCTTCGCGCTCGTTTCAATTCATATCATGAGCGAGAGCAACCGGCAGCTCGTCTGCGTGCAGGAGAAGGAGAGCCTTGTCGCCGATCTGCAGGCGACGATAGACAGGGCAGTGACCGCGCTGGGGGATTATCTGGTCTCCGGGAAGAGAGCCCGCCGTTCCACCTTTATTCAGCTCGTGGGCTTCTACAGGAGACAGGTTGAAGCGCTCGAACTCTTTTGTAAGAGCCCCCGCGGAGACGGAGGGACTGGCCTGGAGGCGAAGAAGATCAGCGAGCTCAAGGCCGAGCTGAAGACGATTGACGTGAGCTCCAGAGAAATTCTGGCGCTTGCGGATAAGATCGAAGGGGCACAGGGCCATAAGCTCATCCAGAATGTGGTCTCGACGGTGAAGGGCGCCATGGATAAGAAGGGCGCGCGCGCTGAAAAGGGGACCCCGGGGGGCGAATTGAATGCCCTCGAGGATCTCCTCGGGGTGAGCACGCGCGACGCGCAGGAGCGGCTCAAAGAGCTTGAGCTGTTGAGTGCGACAATATCCGAATCGGAATCTCGCCTGAGGGAGCTCTCGTTGCAGTTGATGAGGGCCAAGGAGCACGCGCTCGAGAAGATCGGCGAGATACGGGAGATCGCTCAGCGAGAGGGGATGATGGCCGTTGAAATGGCGGCCCTGGCCGACCGCCAGGCGGGAAAGTTCATGCGGGTGGGGGCGGTGATCATCCTCACCTGTGGTCTCGTCCTGGCGCTGTATCTCTCCAGCTCTTTTTCACGGCCCATCCTGGATCTGGATCGGGGGGCGAGGCTTATCGGCGAGGGCAATTTTGACCACCGACTGAAACTGGAAACAGGCAACGAACTGGAGGAGCTTGCCTCACGGTTCAACACCATGGCCTCCAGGCTCAAGGCCTCATACGGAGCCCTCGAGGAAAAGGTTCGTGACCGCACGCGGGAGTTGGAACAGTCCAATCAGCAGTTGAGGCGCCTTTTTGACGGTATCTCCGACGGCATTTCGATAATTGACAGGGAGTACCGCATCGTCAACGCCAACACGGGCATTGCGGCGATGGTGAAACGGGGAGAGGGCGAGCTCATCGGCGGCGCCTGCTACCGGTCATACAACGGGAGCGATTCCCCCTGCCCGGGCTGCCCCGCTGAAAGCACCTTCAGGGACGGGAGGGCCTCCGTCGGGCAGCTCCGCTGGTGTGCTCCGGGTCAGAAGGTCAAAGATATGCAGCTATACATATTCCCCCTCCAGGAGGAAGAGGGGAGGGTGGTGCAGGTGATCGAGTACGCGAAGGATATCAGCGAGAAGGTCGCCCTGGAGCAAAAGCTGTTCCAGTCGGCGAAGCTTGCGGGCATTGGAACGCTCGCCGCGGGTGTCGCTCACGAGATACGCAACCCCCTCGGCATCATGAAAACATCCGCGGATATGATCAAGCGGAGCTGCCAAGAGGGGGAGCAGAACTACGAGCTGGCCGGGTTCCTGATCGAGGAGGTTGACCGCCTCAACCGCGTGGTGACCCGCCTGCTCAACTTTGCGAAACCCTCCAAGCCGAATATCGAGCCGTGCGGAATCAACGATATCATGGACAGGGCGCTCGCACTGGTGGGCCCGCAGCATCGTCTCCAGGACATGGAGGTGGTCAGGGAATACACTCATGACCTCCCGGGGGTTCCGGGGGACCGTGAGCAGCTCTGCCAGGTCTTCCTCAACCTCATCATCAACGCCATCCAGGCAATGCCGAAGCACGGGCGCCTCACGCTCGCCACGGGGATGGACGAGGGGGAGGCGGTGTGGGCGGGTGTGACCGATACCGGCGAGGGGATTGATGCGCGTATAGTGGACAGCATTTTTGATCCCTTCTTCACCACCAAAGACGACGGTTCGGGGCTGGGGCTCGCGATCGCGTACAGGATTGTTGAGAGCCATGGTGGGCGGTTGGAGGTAAAGAGCAATCCGGGGAAGGGGACCACCTTCGCTGTCGTGCTCCCCGTGGCATAG
- a CDS encoding alkaline phosphatase family protein, protein MSVSRKCFARVAAAVVAGVLSIPSLAFGYIGPGAGFAFLSSFIFILGGIFLAIIVLLTFPVRLLVRKLRSKKALSSARVGRLIIVGLDGLDPELAVAYIDEGKLPNLSRLRQEGSFSPLRTTNPPISPVAWSSFMTGVNPGKHNIFDFLTRDTRTYLPSLSSAAITETNRAIRLGRYRLPLGRPRIKMLRKSVPFWKILGDHGIPGIVLKVPITFPPEKFKGLLLSGLCAPDIKGSQGTFAFYTNRAPREATYTGGFLVRLDGSGPVFDTFISGPRDPFRAGRDLQIPLKIAIDRQRKSAKLGIGSAVCNLREGELSEWISLRFRAGLATKIMGIAQFFLKRAAPVLELYLSPIHIDPEKPSLPLSHPLIYSVYLSKIVGPYATLGLPQDTWALNEKVLTDDAFLQQAYRMHDELEGIFFHSMGQLNRGVLCCVFDATDAIQHEFWRYRDMNHPALPKGEPPRPSIIEDLYKRMDELVGRVMGELNHGDALIVLSDHGFKSFRRGVNLNTWLFKNGYLSLKEGATTHGEWFAGVDWRKTRAYALGLAGIYLNLNGREAQGIVDARDAGAVKKELTQELTGLRDEATGSAAIAALYDTREIYRGPYVENAPDLIVGYYPGYRASWESVTGQVTPEIIADNERAWSADHCIDHRFVPGVLFCNRKIRSPEPRILDIAPTILDLFGIAPPGYMDGKALEIEV, encoded by the coding sequence ATGAGCGTATCCCGGAAGTGCTTCGCGCGTGTCGCAGCCGCGGTCGTCGCAGGCGTTCTCTCGATCCCCTCGCTCGCCTTCGGGTACATTGGCCCGGGGGCTGGATTCGCCTTTCTGAGTTCGTTCATCTTTATCCTCGGGGGAATCTTCCTTGCGATCATTGTCCTGCTCACCTTCCCGGTGAGGCTCCTCGTGAGAAAGCTGCGTTCGAAAAAGGCGCTCTCCTCCGCGCGCGTCGGCCGGCTGATCATCGTCGGCCTTGACGGCCTGGATCCCGAGCTCGCGGTCGCCTACATAGACGAGGGGAAACTGCCGAACCTCTCGCGACTGCGCCAGGAGGGTTCCTTCTCGCCCCTCCGGACGACGAATCCCCCCATATCGCCGGTCGCCTGGTCATCGTTCATGACGGGCGTCAACCCGGGGAAGCATAACATCTTTGATTTTCTCACCCGTGACACGAGAACATATCTTCCTTCCCTCTCCTCAGCAGCGATTACGGAAACAAACCGGGCGATCAGGCTGGGGAGGTACAGGCTCCCGCTCGGGAGGCCGAGGATCAAGATGCTGCGAAAGAGCGTCCCATTCTGGAAGATCCTCGGCGATCACGGTATCCCCGGCATCGTACTCAAGGTTCCGATTACCTTCCCGCCGGAGAAGTTCAAGGGGTTGCTCCTCTCGGGTCTGTGCGCCCCGGATATCAAGGGTTCTCAGGGGACCTTCGCGTTCTATACCAACCGGGCGCCGCGCGAAGCGACGTACACGGGGGGCTTTCTCGTGAGGCTCGACGGGAGCGGCCCGGTGTTCGACACGTTCATCTCCGGCCCGAGAGATCCGTTCAGGGCGGGCCGTGATCTTCAGATCCCCCTGAAGATCGCCATTGACAGGCAGAGGAAATCCGCGAAACTCGGGATAGGGAGCGCGGTTTGCAATCTCCGTGAGGGTGAATTGTCGGAGTGGATTTCTCTGAGATTCAGGGCGGGGCTTGCGACGAAGATCATGGGGATTGCCCAGTTTTTCTTGAAACGCGCGGCGCCCGTTCTTGAGCTCTACCTTTCCCCCATACACATTGACCCTGAAAAGCCGTCCCTCCCCCTCTCTCACCCTCTGATATACTCCGTGTATCTGAGCAAGATTGTAGGGCCCTATGCGACGCTTGGTTTGCCGCAGGACACATGGGCCCTCAATGAGAAGGTGCTCACCGACGATGCGTTCCTCCAGCAGGCGTACCGCATGCACGACGAGCTCGAAGGAATATTTTTCCATTCCATGGGGCAGTTGAATCGGGGCGTGCTCTGCTGCGTGTTTGACGCCACCGACGCCATCCAGCACGAATTCTGGCGCTACCGCGACATGAATCATCCTGCCCTTCCGAAGGGCGAACCCCCGCGCCCCTCCATCATAGAAGATCTCTATAAGAGGATGGATGAACTCGTCGGCCGCGTGATGGGGGAGTTGAATCACGGTGATGCGCTGATCGTTCTCTCCGACCATGGCTTCAAATCGTTCCGCCGGGGCGTCAATCTCAACACATGGCTCTTCAAGAACGGCTACCTCAGCCTGAAAGAAGGCGCCACGACGCACGGGGAATGGTTCGCCGGCGTTGACTGGCGGAAGACGAGGGCGTACGCCCTCGGCCTCGCGGGCATCTACCTGAATCTCAATGGGAGGGAGGCGCAGGGTATCGTTGACGCGCGCGACGCCGGCGCAGTAAAAAAGGAGCTCACCCAGGAGCTTACTGGTCTCAGGGACGAGGCGACGGGCAGCGCCGCGATCGCCGCCCTCTATGATACGCGGGAGATCTATCGCGGGCCGTACGTGGAGAATGCCCCCGACCTGATCGTGGGCTACTATCCCGGCTACAGGGCGTCATGGGAGTCGGTGACCGGTCAGGTCACCCCTGAGATCATTGCGGACAATGAGCGGGCGTGGAGCGCGGATCACTGCATTGACCACCGGTTCGTCCCCGGCGTGCTCTTCTGCAATCGGAAGATCAGATCACCCGAACCCCGCATACTGGATATCGCCCCCACGATCCTCGACCTCTTCGGGATAGCGCCCCCCGGATACATGGATGGGAAGGCTCTGGAGATAGAAGTGTGA
- the cysD gene encoding sulfate adenylyltransferase subunit CysD, giving the protein MDYITELESRTIYIVREAYSRFPRIGMLWSIGKDSTSLLWMIRKAFFGEIPFPIIHIDTGYKFKEIYEFRDRYAKEWGFTLKVARNEKALGEGMGPNKGSKLDCCHALKTRALKDFIAREKLDAILLGIRRDEHGIRAKERYFSPRDEQFQWNYQDQPPELWDQFKSSAEGHHHLRVHPILHMTELDIWRYIKRENIPVVSLYFAKNGARYRSIGCACCCATVASDADTLDKIIREIETTDVSERSGRAQDKEDAYTMQKLRALGYM; this is encoded by the coding sequence TTGGATTACATCACCGAACTCGAAAGCAGAACAATTTACATTGTCAGGGAAGCCTACAGCAGGTTCCCCCGCATCGGGATGCTCTGGTCGATCGGGAAAGACTCCACGTCGCTGCTCTGGATGATACGGAAGGCGTTCTTTGGCGAGATACCGTTCCCGATCATTCATATAGACACGGGGTACAAGTTCAAGGAGATTTACGAGTTCCGTGACCGTTACGCGAAAGAGTGGGGTTTCACGCTGAAGGTCGCGAGGAACGAGAAGGCTCTCGGGGAGGGGATGGGGCCGAACAAGGGGTCCAAGCTCGACTGCTGCCACGCACTGAAGACGCGGGCGCTGAAGGATTTCATCGCGCGAGAAAAGCTCGACGCGATCCTCCTGGGCATCCGCAGGGACGAGCACGGGATACGCGCCAAGGAGCGCTACTTCTCCCCGCGGGACGAGCAGTTCCAGTGGAACTACCAGGACCAGCCCCCCGAGCTCTGGGACCAGTTCAAATCCAGCGCGGAGGGGCACCATCACCTGAGGGTCCACCCGATCCTGCACATGACCGAGCTCGACATCTGGCGCTACATCAAGCGCGAAAATATCCCCGTCGTGAGCCTCTACTTCGCGAAAAACGGCGCCCGGTACCGCTCCATCGGCTGCGCCTGTTGCTGCGCCACTGTCGCTTCTGATGCTGACACGCTCGACAAGATAATCCGCGAGATCGAGACGACAGATGTCTCCGAGCGGTCGGGGAGGGCCCAGGACAAGGAAGACGCGTACACGATGCAGAAGCTGCGGGCGCTCGGCTACATGTGA
- a CDS encoding GTP-binding protein — MLKRESMKIVIVGHMDHGKSTLIGRLMYDTGSISPDRMEVIRKTCEEMGKPVEFAFVMDHLREERERGMTIDTAQTFFRTPGRDYVIIDAPGHKEFMKNMITGASQAETSILVIDVREGVMEQTTRHAYILGMLNLRRNILVLNKMDLVGYSEEKFQEVRGEIHAFLKRLEIVPSFVIPVSGTGGDNFASRSGKMPWYTGPTILQALDALEKDKDIHERPLRMPVQDVYEREGGKIVVGRVESGRLAEGDELLLLPEKRKVTVARVLEFGKERHSAEAGESIGLVISGDGAVKRGDMLSASGNVPMLSRSLTANIFWMSPEGFDISETLALRANTQERRCVVKEIRRRINSSTLDTIEERARAIGENEVGEILIETGRPLAFELFSFIPELGRFVLERGNDIVAGGIITHG; from the coding sequence ATGTTAAAGCGCGAGAGTATGAAAATCGTCATCGTGGGGCACATGGACCATGGGAAGTCCACGCTCATCGGGCGGCTGATGTACGACACTGGATCCATATCCCCTGACAGGATGGAGGTCATCAGGAAGACGTGCGAGGAGATGGGGAAGCCCGTCGAGTTCGCATTCGTAATGGACCACCTTCGCGAGGAGCGGGAGAGGGGAATGACCATCGACACCGCCCAGACGTTTTTCAGGACGCCGGGCAGGGACTACGTCATCATCGACGCGCCGGGGCACAAGGAGTTCATGAAGAACATGATTACCGGGGCGAGCCAGGCGGAGACGTCAATCCTGGTCATCGATGTGCGCGAGGGGGTGATGGAGCAGACCACGCGGCACGCGTATATCCTCGGCATGTTGAACCTGAGAAGGAATATCCTCGTCCTGAACAAGATGGACCTCGTCGGGTACAGCGAGGAGAAGTTTCAGGAAGTCCGCGGCGAGATCCACGCCTTCCTCAAGAGGTTGGAAATTGTTCCCTCGTTCGTCATACCGGTTTCCGGCACCGGGGGCGACAACTTCGCCTCCCGTTCAGGGAAAATGCCCTGGTACACCGGCCCGACCATCCTCCAGGCCCTCGATGCGCTGGAGAAAGACAAGGATATTCACGAGAGGCCGCTCCGGATGCCCGTCCAGGATGTCTATGAGCGTGAAGGTGGGAAGATAGTCGTGGGGAGGGTTGAGTCGGGCAGGCTCGCCGAGGGGGATGAGCTCCTGCTCCTCCCTGAAAAACGGAAGGTGACCGTGGCGCGAGTCCTGGAGTTCGGCAAGGAGCGGCATTCGGCGGAAGCGGGTGAGAGCATCGGTCTCGTCATCTCGGGGGACGGCGCAGTGAAGCGGGGGGATATGCTCAGTGCCTCCGGCAACGTGCCGATGTTGAGCCGCAGTCTCACGGCGAATATCTTTTGGATGTCTCCTGAAGGGTTCGACATCAGCGAGACGCTCGCGCTGAGGGCGAATACACAGGAGCGGCGGTGCGTGGTCAAGGAGATACGGAGGAGAATCAATTCCTCGACGCTCGATACCATCGAGGAGCGCGCGCGCGCCATCGGTGAAAACGAGGTCGGTGAAATACTCATCGAAACAGGGCGCCCGCTGGCATTTGAGCTCTTCTCGTTCATCCCGGAGCTCGGCCGTTTTGTCCTGGAGCGCGGGAATGACATCGTCGCGGGCGGAATCATCACGCACGGATAG
- a CDS encoding alkaline phosphatase family protein: MGNAIIKRVFILGAVALACLVQPGCGHRKEWPGQKKVIVLGFDGMDPRIVREMFAKGKLTNFKRLSEMGDFKNLWSSIPPQSPVAWSNFITGKNPGGHAVFDFIHRDPATYLPYLSTSETIPPRRTLKLGEYIMPISSGSVILKREGRAFWEYLTEAGIPAIVFRIPSNFPPVECGAKSVSGMGTPDLMGTYGIYQYYTTNAGDIPKDPSGAEFTLVHIADGAVRSSIAGPRNTYKKGSPKIEIDFTAWVDQEHRVARIDLPGQRVLLSQGEWSDWIVLSFPRMPLVSPVKGICRMYLKGVSPHFRLYVTPINIDPTCPALPIDTPTGYARGIADDVGYFYTQGMPENTKTLTNGTFTTDEFYAQFRMVLDENHRLFDCLFSKFRKGFFFYYYSSTDLGTHIFWHLRDKNHPVYDAAARERLGDVIENTYEEMDRTVGKVLARFDDQTTLIVMSDHGFSPYYKAFSLNTWLLRNGYLVLRDNATAGSLFKNIDWGRTRAYALGLNSLYINLRGREKYGIVEPGDEASALRKELKEKLEKATDPENGKRVVRRAHLATEVYSGPHVGRAPDILVGYDWGYRTSWESALGDVTADLLTVSREKWSGDHCGATEIVPGILFASKKIKLAQPHLYDIAPAILAEFGISKPADMVGTSIFEGAPEAGRRGGSREELRALPYQ, translated from the coding sequence ATGGGGAATGCAATCATCAAAAGGGTGTTTATCCTCGGCGCCGTCGCGCTTGCCTGCCTGGTCCAACCCGGCTGCGGCCATCGGAAGGAGTGGCCGGGGCAGAAGAAGGTGATCGTCCTCGGGTTTGATGGCATGGACCCGAGGATCGTGCGGGAGATGTTCGCGAAGGGCAAACTCACGAACTTTAAAAGGCTGAGCGAGATGGGGGATTTCAAAAACCTCTGGTCGAGCATACCGCCCCAGAGCCCCGTGGCGTGGTCAAACTTTATCACCGGGAAGAACCCCGGGGGGCACGCGGTATTCGATTTCATCCACAGGGACCCCGCCACGTACCTTCCCTACCTCTCGACATCAGAGACGATTCCACCCAGGCGCACGCTGAAGCTCGGTGAGTATATCATGCCGATCTCCAGCGGCTCCGTGATATTGAAAAGAGAAGGCAGGGCGTTCTGGGAGTACCTGACTGAGGCGGGAATCCCCGCAATCGTGTTCAGGATTCCGTCGAATTTTCCGCCCGTCGAGTGCGGCGCGAAGAGCGTCTCGGGCATGGGAACTCCCGACCTGATGGGCACCTACGGCATTTACCAGTACTACACGACGAACGCCGGCGATATCCCAAAGGACCCATCAGGGGCGGAATTCACTCTGGTCCACATCGCTGATGGCGCCGTTCGCTCATCGATCGCCGGGCCGCGCAACACCTATAAGAAAGGATCGCCGAAGATTGAAATTGACTTCACCGCCTGGGTGGACCAGGAACACCGAGTGGCGCGGATAGACCTCCCCGGTCAGCGCGTCCTCCTCTCGCAGGGTGAGTGGAGCGACTGGATCGTCCTGAGTTTTCCGCGGATGCCGCTGGTCTCTCCCGTGAAGGGGATCTGCCGGATGTATCTGAAGGGGGTCTCTCCGCACTTCAGGCTCTACGTGACCCCCATCAATATAGACCCCACATGTCCCGCCCTGCCCATTGACACGCCCACGGGGTATGCCAGGGGGATCGCCGATGACGTCGGCTATTTCTACACGCAGGGGATGCCGGAAAACACCAAGACCCTGACCAATGGCACCTTCACCACGGACGAGTTCTACGCGCAGTTCCGGATGGTCCTCGATGAGAACCACAGGCTCTTTGACTGCCTGTTCTCGAAATTCAGGAAGGGTTTCTTTTTTTATTATTACTCGAGCACCGATCTCGGGACACACATCTTCTGGCATCTCCGGGACAAAAACCACCCCGTGTACGACGCCGCGGCGAGGGAGAGGCTCGGGGATGTCATCGAAAATACCTATGAGGAGATGGACCGGACAGTCGGCAAGGTCCTCGCGAGATTTGACGACCAGACGACGCTCATCGTGATGTCGGACCACGGGTTCTCACCATACTACAAGGCGTTCAGCCTCAACACCTGGCTGCTGAGGAACGGGTATCTTGTCCTGAGGGATAATGCGACGGCCGGGTCGCTTTTCAAGAATATCGACTGGGGGCGGACAAGGGCCTACGCCCTCGGCCTGAACTCGCTCTATATCAACCTCCGCGGGAGGGAAAAGTACGGCATCGTCGAGCCGGGTGATGAGGCATCAGCCCTCCGCAAGGAGCTCAAGGAGAAACTTGAGAAGGCGACTGACCCGGAGAACGGAAAAAGGGTGGTCCGGCGAGCGCACCTCGCCACGGAGGTGTATTCCGGGCCGCATGTCGGCAGGGCCCCTGATATCCTGGTGGGGTACGACTGGGGATATCGCACCTCATGGGAGAGCGCGCTCGGAGACGTCACGGCTGACCTCCTCACGGTCAGCAGGGAAAAGTGGAGCGGGGACCACTGCGGCGCCACGGAGATAGTTCCAGGGATCCTTTTCGCGAGCAAAAAAATCAAGCTGGCGCAACCACACCTGTATGACATTGCGCCGGCGATATTGGCTGAGTTCGGGATCTCGAAACCGGCGGACATGGTCGGGACGAGTATTTTTGAGGGTGCCCCGGAAGCGGGGCGACGCGGGGGATCGAGGGAGGAATTGCGGGCGCTGCCATATCAGTAA
- a CDS encoding sigma-54 dependent transcriptional regulator: protein MKKRILVVDDERNMLRLAEMMLDKIGYESLQTDNAEEALRILGHKRVDLVITDLKMPTGMSGIDLLVEMRRRELKMPVVIMTAYGTIKSAVEAMKQGASDYILKPFDIDGIEVVISRVFEFEKVRRENVYLREELKQQREAQQIIGRSTKMQEIHALIDRLAPTDASVLLYGETGTGKELLARSIHEKSVRRDKLFVAVNCAAIPTTLLESELFGHVRGAFTGAEVERTGRFEKADGGSIFFDEIGDMEPVLQAKILRVLQEKEFEKVGSTETISVNVRVIAATNKDLKRMIQEKTFREDLYYRLNVVWIVVPPLRERAEDVPPLAEYFTRKYSGEWGKEVAPPSEDALRALGGYAWPGNVREMENVIERAVALNATGRIGLDDLPPEIAYGAPESPTGVSAPRAGLRGDLDGAVSSLEREMIGKALRESDGVKARAAKLLGISERNLWYKLKKYGIV, encoded by the coding sequence ATGAAAAAACGAATACTGGTGGTTGACGATGAACGCAACATGCTCCGGCTCGCGGAGATGATGCTCGATAAGATCGGCTACGAATCGCTCCAGACGGACAACGCCGAAGAGGCACTGAGGATCCTCGGCCACAAACGTGTAGACCTGGTGATCACGGACCTGAAGATGCCCACGGGGATGAGCGGGATTGACCTCCTCGTGGAGATGAGGCGGAGGGAGCTGAAGATGCCCGTGGTGATCATGACCGCCTATGGGACTATCAAGAGCGCCGTGGAAGCGATGAAACAGGGCGCGAGCGATTATATCCTCAAACCCTTCGACATCGACGGCATCGAGGTGGTGATTTCCAGGGTCTTTGAGTTTGAGAAGGTGCGGAGGGAAAATGTGTACCTCAGGGAGGAGCTGAAACAGCAGCGCGAGGCCCAGCAGATCATCGGCCGGAGCACCAAGATGCAGGAGATCCACGCGCTCATTGACCGGCTCGCCCCCACGGATGCGTCGGTGCTCCTGTACGGGGAGACAGGCACCGGCAAAGAACTCCTTGCGCGCTCCATCCATGAGAAGAGCGTCCGCCGGGATAAGCTGTTTGTCGCCGTTAACTGCGCGGCGATCCCCACGACGCTCCTCGAGAGCGAACTATTCGGCCACGTGAGGGGAGCGTTCACGGGGGCTGAGGTCGAGCGGACGGGGAGGTTCGAGAAGGCCGACGGTGGCAGCATTTTCTTTGACGAGATAGGGGATATGGAACCGGTGCTCCAGGCCAAGATCCTCCGCGTACTGCAGGAGAAGGAGTTCGAGAAGGTGGGGAGCACCGAGACGATCAGCGTGAACGTGCGCGTGATTGCCGCGACGAACAAGGATTTGAAGAGGATGATCCAGGAAAAGACCTTCCGCGAGGATCTCTACTACCGATTGAACGTGGTATGGATAGTGGTCCCCCCGCTGCGGGAGAGGGCGGAGGACGTCCCGCCGCTGGCTGAGTATTTCACCAGGAAGTATTCGGGTGAGTGGGGGAAGGAAGTCGCGCCGCCCTCGGAGGACGCGCTGAGGGCCTTGGGCGGTTACGCCTGGCCGGGGAACGTGCGCGAGATGGAAAACGTGATCGAGCGGGCGGTGGCGCTCAACGCCACAGGCCGGATCGGCCTGGATGATCTGCCGCCGGAGATCGCCTACGGGGCGCCCGAGAGCCCCACGGGCGTTTCCGCTCCCCGGGCGGGATTGCGCGGCGATCTTGATGGGGCGGTTTCCTCGCTCGAGAGGGAGATGATCGGAAAGGCATTGAGGGAATCCGATGGCGTCAAGGCCCGCGCCGCGAAGCTCCTTGGGATCAGCGAGCGGAACCTCTGGTACAAGCTGAAGAAGTATGGAATTGTGTAG